The following coding sequences lie in one Flavobacterium sediminis genomic window:
- a CDS encoding fibronectin type III domain-containing protein: MRKITCFLTILTLLVTVNMFSQAGCAGAVLLTPGTQQCGNTSEGGDTNSSNPCLGNYDGGDDYLFYYVASETGETLSFVLTGHDDWTGFGLTSGCPESGTATCMGYATTSGTEDITFDSDPLVAGETYYLQISTWPSPQSTDFCLTTTLIPAPTCLDPENFMASNLTTTSVDLSWTANPSTQNDFEYVIQAAGTGEPTANGVAVSGTSVSETSLNENTTYEVYVRANCGGGDYSAWVGPITFTTLCSTFVAPWSYDVETAASTTNSSIGDCWSSNPTGDSSVFRWDIDGSGSTPSFSTGPTGAYSGSKYFYTEASSGSTGDIAELYTPDVDISGLTTPVVQFYYHMYGATMGELHVDVFDGTTWTNDVDVIIGQQQTDGADPWLQRIVSLSGYTGVVQVRFRGIRGTDYYGDMSLDDIEITEAPSCYTPLDLAVGNITYNSVYLSWTDPSGVQNDFEYVIQPVGTGVPTGSGTAVSGFSVTDSSLTPATDYEVYVRANCGGGDYSEWTDSVIFTTSCAPALAPWLYDVESASTTTSSSIADCWVSNPTGTSSLFRWNVDGSGSTPSSLTGPSGAYSGTNYFYTEATSGLAGDVAELYTPFVDVSALTSPAVQFYYHMYGSTMGDLHVDIFDGTTWTNDLEVISGEQQTAETDLWEFKAVDLSGYTGIIRLRFRAVRGTDSYGDMALDNIEVTEMPTCIPPSNFTVSNVLASEAQLNWVDPTGFQYDFEYVIQPQGTGVPTGNGTTVSSSFTVTDNSLNSNTAYEAYVRADCGGSYSVWVGPINFDTPCNPYTIPYFEGFESGYADATTVAGCLYQESLSGSGVWTANTSATSYNRTPRTGSWNAYLGYSNEDWLFIPVELIGGTSYTVDLYARQDGANAANADIAISYGLNPDDASMTNAIVAATGIVNGDYQQIQGNFTPSADGVYYVGIKGNINSAPWYISLDDISIDLTPACQPPFSVVVSNITDTTADFTWGATTGNYEYVLDNSATDPTGAGTPISGESYNEISLTPETTYYFHVRTDCGSDWVTISFTTTAVPPANDECDNAVALTVNADYSCAVVTSATNEAATDSGIEPTFSVSGTPDNDVWFSFVATSTQHRITLSNIVAVVGTSIDMGMAVFDGTSGCSALSLIGSSDPNTYDVTGLTIGNTYLVAVYGWSSTNTEQTTFDICVGTQPPAPANDSCSTAIEITSLPYTNSQDALGATNNAGMVTACGSGMNDGVWYTVVGNGSDITIELTNMSYWDAEIGVYTGSCGTFTCVGNADSNSSGTGETYTITGSTLGETYYINIGHYSSFSDSSEGQFTIDVTSTLSNATFDNEAQFVAYPNPVNDILNLEYEATIDEVRVLNLLGQEVFAKKVNATSAKIDMTSLSAGTYIVNVQAGDLIKTIKVIKQ; this comes from the coding sequence ATGAGAAAAATTACTTGTTTTTTAACAATTTTAACATTGCTTGTGACAGTTAATATGTTTTCACAAGCAGGCTGTGCAGGGGCGGTCTTATTGACACCCGGAACACAGCAATGTGGTAATACTTCTGAAGGAGGTGATACCAATAGCAGTAATCCTTGTTTAGGAAATTATGATGGAGGAGATGATTATTTGTTCTATTATGTGGCTTCTGAAACAGGAGAGACTCTTAGTTTTGTATTAACTGGTCATGATGATTGGACAGGTTTTGGACTGACAAGTGGTTGTCCGGAGTCTGGTACTGCTACCTGTATGGGATATGCAACTACATCAGGAACAGAAGATATTACTTTTGATTCAGATCCTCTTGTTGCCGGAGAAACGTATTATTTACAGATTTCTACTTGGCCTTCTCCGCAATCAACAGATTTTTGTTTAACGACAACTTTAATTCCGGCGCCAACATGTTTGGATCCTGAGAATTTTATGGCGTCTAATTTGACAACAACTTCTGTAGATCTTTCTTGGACGGCAAATCCAAGTACTCAGAATGATTTTGAATATGTGATTCAGGCAGCAGGAACCGGAGAGCCTACGGCTAATGGAGTGGCAGTTTCCGGAACATCAGTTTCTGAAACATCATTAAATGAAAATACTACTTATGAAGTTTATGTAAGAGCTAATTGTGGCGGAGGAGATTACAGTGCTTGGGTTGGTCCGATTACATTTACAACTTTGTGTTCAACATTTGTAGCACCGTGGTCTTATGACGTTGAAACTGCTGCGTCAACAACAAATTCTTCAATAGGAGATTGTTGGTCATCTAATCCTACAGGAGATTCTTCAGTATTCCGATGGGATATTGACGGTAGTGGATCAACACCTTCATTCTCAACAGGACCTACAGGTGCCTATAGCGGAAGTAAGTATTTCTATACGGAAGCTTCTTCAGGATCTACCGGAGATATAGCAGAATTATATACTCCTGATGTTGATATCAGTGGATTGACTACTCCTGTGGTACAATTCTATTATCATATGTATGGAGCAACTATGGGAGAGTTACATGTGGATGTTTTTGACGGTACAACTTGGACTAATGATGTAGATGTGATTATCGGACAACAACAAACTGATGGAGCAGATCCTTGGTTGCAAAGAATAGTAAGTTTATCGGGTTATACAGGGGTTGTTCAGGTAAGATTCAGAGGAATCAGAGGAACAGATTATTACGGCGATATGTCTTTAGATGATATTGAAATCACGGAAGCTCCTTCTTGTTATACACCTTTAGATTTAGCAGTAGGCAATATTACATACAATTCTGTTTATTTATCATGGACAGATCCTTCTGGAGTTCAGAATGATTTTGAATATGTGATCCAACCGGTAGGAACAGGAGTGCCAACAGGATCGGGAACAGCAGTTTCAGGTTTTTCAGTTACGGATTCTTCTTTAACACCGGCTACAGATTACGAAGTGTATGTAAGAGCTAATTGTGGTGGTGGAGATTATAGTGAATGGACTGATTCTGTTATTTTTACAACAAGTTGTGCACCTGCTTTAGCTCCGTGGTTGTATGATGTGGAATCAGCATCCACAACGACAAGTTCATCTATTGCAGATTGTTGGGTATCAAATCCGACAGGAACTTCGTCACTATTCCGATGGAATGTTGATGGTAGTGGATCAACACCTTCATCATTAACAGGGCCTTCAGGTGCTTATAGCGGAACCAACTATTTTTATACTGAAGCTACTTCAGGATTAGCAGGAGATGTAGCAGAGCTATATACTCCGTTTGTAGATGTTAGTGCTTTAACATCTCCGGCAGTACAGTTTTATTACCACATGTACGGATCAACAATGGGTGATTTGCATGTTGATATTTTCGACGGAACAACATGGACAAATGATCTAGAAGTTATTTCAGGAGAACAACAAACGGCTGAGACTGATCTTTGGGAGTTCAAGGCAGTAGATTTGTCAGGTTATACAGGAATAATCAGATTAAGATTCAGAGCTGTAAGAGGGACAGATTCTTATGGGGATATGGCTCTAGATAATATTGAGGTAACAGAAATGCCAACTTGTATTCCTCCGAGTAATTTCACAGTGTCAAATGTTTTAGCATCAGAAGCACAATTAAATTGGGTTGACCCTACAGGTTTCCAATATGATTTTGAATATGTTATTCAGCCACAGGGAACAGGAGTGCCTACCGGTAATGGTACAACTGTTTCAAGTAGTTTCACTGTAACAGATAATTCTTTAAATTCAAATACAGCTTATGAAGCGTATGTAAGAGCAGATTGTGGAGGAAGTTATAGTGTTTGGGTAGGTCCAATTAATTTTGACACACCTTGTAATCCTTATACAATTCCTTATTTTGAAGGCTTTGAATCAGGGTATGCAGATGCAACTACTGTTGCTGGTTGTTTGTATCAGGAATCATTGAGTGGATCAGGGGTATGGACGGCTAATACTTCAGCGACAAGTTATAATAGAACACCGAGAACCGGTTCTTGGAATGCATATCTAGGATATTCTAATGAAGATTGGTTATTTATTCCGGTTGAATTGATAGGTGGTACAAGTTATACAGTAGACTTGTATGCGCGTCAAGACGGTGCAAATGCTGCAAATGCAGATATAGCTATAAGCTACGGTCTTAATCCGGACGATGCTTCGATGACAAACGCGATAGTGGCAGCAACAGGAATCGTAAACGGAGACTATCAACAGATACAGGGTAATTTTACACCTTCAGCAGATGGTGTATATTATGTAGGAATAAAAGGAAACATCAATAGTGCTCCATGGTATATTTCATTGGATGATATTTCTATAGATCTAACTCCTGCCTGTCAACCACCTTTTAGTGTAGTTGTAAGTAATATTACCGATACTACTGCAGATTTTACTTGGGGTGCAACTACAGGAAATTACGAATATGTATTAGATAATAGTGCAACTGATCCTACAGGAGCAGGAACACCTATTTCAGGAGAAAGTTACAATGAAATATCTTTAACACCTGAAACAACTTATTATTTCCATGTCAGAACAGATTGTGGAAGTGATTGGGTAACAATCTCATTTACAACAACTGCAGTACCACCGGCTAATGACGAGTGTGATAATGCTGTAGCGTTGACTGTAAACGCTGATTATTCATGTGCAGTTGTTACTTCAGCTACAAATGAAGCAGCCACTGATTCAGGAATTGAACCAACATTTAGCGTGTCTGGTACACCTGATAATGATGTATGGTTCTCTTTTGTAGCAACCAGTACACAACATAGAATTACATTATCAAATATTGTTGCAGTAGTAGGAACTTCAATAGATATGGGAATGGCAGTTTTTGACGGAACAAGCGGATGTTCAGCATTATCTCTAATAGGTAGTAGTGATCCTAATACTTATGATGTAACAGGCTTAACGATCGGGAATACGTACCTTGTAGCAGTTTACGGTTGGAGCTCAACAAACACTGAGCAAACTACATTTGATATTTGTGTAGGAACACAGCCACCTGCACCGGCTAACGATAGTTGTTCTACAGCAATTGAAATAACATCATTACCTTATACAAATTCGCAAGATGCTTTAGGAGCAACTAATAATGCAGGAATGGTAACAGCTTGTGGAAGCGGAATGAATGATGGTGTTTGGTATACAGTAGTAGGGAATGGTAGTGATATAACTATTGAATTAACGAATATGAGTTATTGGGATGCCGAGATTGGAGTTTATACAGGTTCTTGCGGTACATTTACATGCGTAGGAAATGCTGATTCAAACAGTAGCGGAACAGGAGAAACTTATACAATTACCGGATCTACACTCGGAGAAACATATTATATAAACATTGGTCATTATAGTAGTTTTTCAGATTCTTCAGAAGGACAGTTTACTATCGATGTGACTTCTACATTATCTAACGCTACATTTGATAATGAAGCTCAGTTTGTAGCTTATCCAAATCCGGTAAATGATATTCTGAATTTAGAATATGAAGCTACTATTGATGAAGTAAGAGTACTTAATTTATTAGGTCAGGAAGTATTTGCTAAAAAGGTAAATGCTACATCTGCAAAAATAGATATGACTTCATTAAGTGCCGGAACTTATATTGTAAATGTTCAGGCAGGTGATTTGATCAAGACAATAAAAGTTATTAAACAATAA
- a CDS encoding fibronectin type III domain-containing protein — translation MRKITLFFALFFVFLQMNAQTGTVLVGADDGSPNTTTGYPSPLQDYYKTGRSQFLYLASELSASGLVAGDITEIGWVATSIGTSGLEENYTISILQTSLTALTSTFESGATVVYGPVDFTPTAAGSIVFPLTTPFTWDGTSNLIIEVCAGNASGSWTQNVQCSNSTLSFNGSVYYRSDTATSPCTTATGTTSTTRPLVSITGNVASCLPPTFLTYTTLASDSAVVTWTENGSATLWNIEYGPAGFTPGTGTVLTGVSNPTTIGSLTANTDYDFYVQADCGGGTVSSWSAAGSFTTLCSTFTAPWLYDVETAATTTSSVIEDCWSSNPSGTTSSFRWNVDGSGSTPSSLTGPSGAYSGSNYFYTEASSGTTGDAAELVTPNVDISGLTTPVVQFYYHMYGSTMGDLHVDVYDGTTWTNDVDVIVGQQQTDGADPWLQRIVSLSGYTGVVQVRFRAIRGTDYYGDMSLDDIEFTEAPSCFTPTNLAANNVTFNSVLLSWSDSSGGVQNDYEYVIQPAGTGTPTAAGTAVTGLSVTDSSLTPTTDYEVYVRADCGGGDYSGWAGPITFTTGCAPVTAPWLYDVESAATTTSSAIDDCWSSNPSGTTSLFRWNVDGSGSTPSSLTGPSGAYSGVNYFYTEASSGSTGSEAELYTPLVDISALVSPVVQFYYHMYGSTMGDLHVDVFDGTTWTNDVDAILGEQQTSDTDPWLLKIVNLSGYTGVIQVRFRAVRGTDFYGDMSLDDIEFTEAPACFPPSNFAASNVTDSQVQLDWTDPTGFQYDFEYVIQPAGTGTPTGNGTPVADFSVVDNTLSPVTTYEAYVRADCGGGSYSSWVGPVTFTTACAVYSVPTLEDFTTYVPDCWEEADNGDLVAGPASFGSSSWSADGFGNNGTTGAFKYNIYTTGANDWVLSPLYDIPTTGYELKFDAAAAQYASTSAPTTAWEADDYVQVLVSTSTDNWTVLYTYDNTNVPSNTGTVNIIDLDAYAGMVVRFAYRAVEGSSNGSADIDFSIDNFEIRLSPVLPPDCATNVVATPDASCGNNPTVLSWDSVSGANGYKLTIGTTSGGNDVLDNVDLGLAITYDFTGLINTTYYFTVTPYNDNGDAVGCSEVTFTTTATGCYCDSVPTSNDDLGITNVTINSTGFGTPDVTYYDHTATSVDLEQNVTASVLIDFATGYTYDTNIWIDFNDDYNFDNVTEKVYTGTSTSANPTTLDASFYLAPGATLGQHRMRIGTADSGQVPPDPCFSGSYGVTLDFTVNIIAQLSAESFESNGFMAYPNPVKDVLNLKYSTEITDVKVVNLLGQVVINKNNVDSTDVQIDMNDLSAGTYIVNVTVNDAVKTIKVVKQ, via the coding sequence ATGAGAAAAATTACGCTATTTTTTGCGCTGTTTTTTGTTTTCTTACAAATGAATGCGCAAACAGGTACGGTTTTGGTGGGGGCAGACGACGGTTCGCCTAACACGACTACTGGTTACCCAAGTCCATTACAGGATTATTATAAAACAGGTAGGTCTCAATTTTTGTATCTGGCTTCTGAATTATCAGCCTCAGGATTGGTAGCAGGAGATATTACAGAGATCGGTTGGGTAGCTACCTCTATTGGGACCAGTGGTTTGGAAGAGAATTATACAATTTCTATTCTTCAAACCTCTTTAACTGCTTTAACATCAACTTTTGAATCAGGAGCTACTGTAGTTTACGGTCCGGTGGATTTTACTCCGACAGCAGCCGGTTCAATTGTTTTTCCTTTAACAACTCCTTTTACATGGGACGGAACTTCAAATTTGATTATTGAAGTTTGTGCCGGTAATGCATCGGGATCTTGGACTCAAAATGTTCAATGTTCTAATTCAACATTGTCATTTAACGGGTCTGTTTATTACAGATCAGATACAGCAACGTCTCCTTGTACAACAGCTACAGGAACTACATCAACTACAAGACCGCTAGTTTCTATTACAGGAAATGTAGCATCTTGTTTACCACCGACTTTCTTGACATATACAACTTTGGCTTCTGATAGTGCAGTTGTGACTTGGACAGAAAACGGTTCTGCTACTCTTTGGAATATAGAATACGGACCAGCCGGGTTTACTCCTGGAACAGGAACTGTTCTAACAGGTGTGTCTAACCCTACAACTATTGGTTCGTTAACAGCAAATACAGATTACGATTTTTATGTACAGGCTGATTGTGGCGGTGGTACAGTAAGTAGTTGGTCAGCAGCTGGTTCATTTACAACTTTATGTTCAACATTCACTGCACCTTGGTTGTATGATGTTGAAACTGCAGCTACGACTACAAGTTCTGTTATTGAAGATTGTTGGTCATCAAATCCTTCGGGAACTACATCGTCATTCCGATGGAATGTTGATGGTAGCGGATCAACACCTTCATCATTAACAGGTCCTTCTGGTGCTTATAGCGGAAGTAATTATTTCTATACAGAAGCGTCTTCAGGAACTACCGGAGATGCAGCGGAATTAGTTACACCTAATGTTGATATCAGCGGATTGACTACTCCTGTAGTTCAATTTTATTATCACATGTACGGATCAACAATGGGAGATTTACATGTGGATGTTTATGATGGCACAACATGGACCAATGATGTTGATGTAATCGTTGGACAGCAACAAACTGACGGGGCAGATCCTTGGTTACAAAGAATAGTAAGTTTATCAGGTTATACTGGAGTGGTTCAGGTAAGATTCAGAGCAATCAGAGGAACTGATTATTATGGAGATATGTCTTTAGATGATATCGAGTTTACAGAAGCACCTTCTTGTTTTACACCAACTAACTTAGCGGCAAATAACGTTACTTTTAACTCAGTTTTGTTGTCATGGTCAGATTCTTCTGGAGGAGTTCAGAATGATTATGAATATGTAATTCAGCCAGCAGGAACAGGAACGCCAACAGCTGCCGGAACAGCAGTTACAGGTTTGTCGGTTACGGATTCTTCATTAACTCCGACTACTGATTACGAAGTGTATGTAAGAGCTGATTGTGGAGGAGGAGATTACAGTGGATGGGCAGGACCTATTACTTTTACAACAGGCTGTGCACCGGTTACAGCACCATGGTTATATGATGTAGAATCTGCAGCTACAACTACAAGTTCTGCTATAGATGATTGTTGGTCATCAAATCCTTCAGGAACTACATCATTATTCCGATGGAATGTTGATGGAAGTGGATCAACGCCTTCGTCGTTAACAGGGCCTTCAGGAGCTTATAGTGGGGTTAACTATTTTTATACTGAAGCTTCTTCCGGATCAACCGGTAGTGAGGCAGAATTATATACACCTTTAGTAGATATTAGTGCTTTAGTATCACCAGTAGTTCAATTCTATTATCACATGTACGGATCTACAATGGGAGATCTTCATGTTGATGTTTTCGACGGAACAACTTGGACAAATGATGTAGATGCTATCTTAGGTGAGCAACAAACATCGGATACTGATCCTTGGTTACTAAAAATAGTAAACTTATCAGGGTATACAGGGGTGATTCAGGTACGGTTCAGAGCTGTAAGAGGAACTGATTTTTATGGAGATATGTCTTTAGACGATATTGAGTTTACAGAAGCTCCGGCATGTTTCCCGCCTAGTAATTTTGCAGCATCTAATGTTACTGATTCCCAAGTACAATTAGATTGGACTGATCCTACAGGATTCCAGTATGATTTTGAATATGTAATCCAACCGGCAGGAACAGGTACTCCTACAGGAAACGGAACTCCGGTTGCGGACTTTTCAGTAGTGGACAATACACTATCTCCGGTTACAACTTATGAGGCTTATGTAAGAGCTGACTGTGGAGGAGGAAGTTATAGTTCATGGGTAGGACCAGTGACATTTACTACAGCTTGTGCCGTTTATTCTGTCCCTACGTTAGAAGATTTTACAACTTATGTTCCTGACTGTTGGGAAGAAGCAGATAACGGAGATTTAGTAGCTGGACCAGCTTCATTCGGTTCTAGTTCATGGTCTGCGGACGGTTTCGGAAATAATGGTACAACAGGTGCATTTAAGTACAATATTTATACAACAGGTGCAAATGATTGGGTGTTATCACCGCTTTATGATATCCCTACAACTGGCTATGAGTTGAAATTTGATGCAGCAGCAGCACAATATGCAAGTACTTCTGCACCAACAACAGCGTGGGAAGCAGATGACTATGTACAAGTATTAGTGTCTACCAGTACAGATAACTGGACAGTGTTGTATACTTATGATAATACAAATGTTCCGTCAAACACAGGTACGGTAAATATCATTGATTTGGATGCTTATGCCGGTATGGTCGTAAGATTTGCATATAGAGCGGTAGAAGGATCGTCAAACGGTTCTGCGGATATCGACTTCTCTATTGATAATTTTGAGATTAGATTGTCACCGGTTTTACCACCGGATTGTGCTACAAATGTAGTTGCTACACCTGATGCATCATGTGGTAATAATCCAACTGTTTTATCTTGGGATAGTGTTTCCGGTGCGAATGGTTATAAATTAACTATCGGAACTACTTCAGGAGGAAATGATGTTTTAGATAATGTAGACTTAGGTCTTGCAATTACATATGATTTCACAGGGTTGATTAACACAACATATTACTTTACAGTTACTCCTTATAATGACAACGGAGATGCTGTAGGATGTTCTGAAGTTACATTTACTACAACTGCAACAGGTTGTTACTGTGATTCTGTACCGACTTCTAATGATGATTTAGGAATTACGAATGTAACTATTAATTCAACAGGTTTTGGAACACCGGATGTTACATATTATGATCATACAGCGACATCTGTTGATTTAGAACAAAATGTAACGGCTTCTGTTTTAATTGATTTCGCAACAGGTTATACTTACGATACAAATATTTGGATCGATTTTAATGATGATTATAACTTTGATAACGTAACTGAAAAAGTATACACAGGAACAAGCACGTCTGCTAACCCTACCACACTTGATGCTTCATTTTATTTAGCACCTGGTGCAACATTGGGGCAACATAGAATGCGTATAGGAACAGCTGATTCCGGACAAGTACCACCTGATCCTTGTTTTTCAGGTTCTTATGGTGTAACTCTCGACTTTACAGTTAATATCATAGCTCAGTTAAGTGCAGAATCATTTGAATCAAATGGTTTCATGGCTTATCCTAACCCGGTAAAAGATGTGTTGAATTTGAAATATTCAACTGAAATTACTGACGTAAAAGTCGTTAATTTATTAGGTCAGGTCGTTATCAATAAAAATAATGTAGATTCAACAGATGTACAAATTGATATGAACGATTTAAGTGCAGGTACTTATATTGTAAATGTAACTGTTAATGATGCAGTTAAAACAATTAAAGTAGTTAAGCAGTAA
- a CDS encoding T9SS type A sorting domain-containing protein — protein MIKKITLLLVLFLSGISLQAQYSFGTIAGPIVVQEGSPVTLNINDAANSAGVPTSATGSYSSFQVTLDWSEVSGFPYSEEAQLTATTAAGSVFFATATSGGASSNSSTTLTFEGTFFGPYDPSVDGTLDLEFNQTYSGSSANWANILVTIYESPTCIDPNTFAATIISSTSVQLDWNDPTGFQNDFEYVIQAEGTGTPTGSGTPVSGFSVTDNSLTPNTAYEAYVRADCGGGDYSSWVGPITFTTPTEIVCGTPSNIVYCYDDNDTTTWSFISSDGSPLRITFNGGDIESCCDDILIYQGSDNTGTLLYQGNNGGDLTGLTFDSASGLIYVEIDSDGSVSCVDGSFTTQWDFTVICATCVSPNSFTATALSPTSAQLDWNDPTGFQNDFEYVIQPQGTGIPTANGTAVSSFSVTDNSLTSNTAYEAYVRADCGSGNYSSWVGPVTFRTPAQIICGTPLNTVYCYDNNDTTTWVFISDDGSPLRITFNGGDIESCCDDILIYDGTDNTGALLYQGNNGGDLTGLTFDSTSDAIYVEIDSDGSVSCGDASFSTQWDFTVTCATCVNPTAIFAVIPDCNNTQFSVDVDLTDLGTATSVSITDGTTTLTAISATGVQTFGPYAEGASLSFLITNEQDGSCTLSSGTITYTCPPANDECANATVLTPGGVFADNAVIGYNTAATDSGETAPGCALYLGGDVWYTVTVPASGSITIETNNDSANGSSVTDTGMAVYSGSCGSLTLIECDDDDSADGNFSLVALTGQTPGEVLYVSVWEYANDTEGSFQVSAYDASLSAASFGNNTFKAYPNPVKDILNLEYSSDITAVRVMNLLGQEVLVQKANAASTQVDMTSLAAGTYIVSVQVGDNTNTLKVVKQ, from the coding sequence ATGATTAAAAAAATTACCCTTCTTTTAGTTCTGTTCCTATCGGGTATATCCCTTCAGGCTCAATATTCATTTGGGACAATAGCAGGACCTATAGTAGTACAGGAAGGTTCTCCTGTGACTTTGAACATTAATGATGCTGCAAATAGTGCCGGAGTTCCAACGTCCGCAACAGGATCATATTCTTCTTTTCAGGTAACGCTAGATTGGTCAGAAGTGAGTGGTTTTCCTTATTCGGAAGAAGCTCAGTTAACTGCTACAACAGCAGCCGGATCTGTTTTTTTTGCAACAGCAACTTCAGGTGGAGCAAGTAGTAATTCAAGCACGACTTTAACTTTTGAAGGTACTTTTTTCGGTCCTTATGATCCTAGTGTAGACGGAACTTTGGATCTAGAGTTCAATCAGACTTATTCCGGGTCGTCGGCTAATTGGGCTAATATTTTAGTTACGATTTATGAATCACCGACTTGTATTGATCCGAATACTTTTGCGGCAACTATAATTTCATCGACTTCTGTTCAGTTGGATTGGAATGATCCTACCGGATTTCAAAATGATTTTGAATATGTGATTCAGGCTGAGGGAACCGGAACGCCTACAGGTAGCGGAACACCTGTGTCAGGTTTTTCAGTAACAGACAATAGCTTAACCCCTAATACCGCTTATGAGGCTTATGTAAGAGCCGATTGCGGTGGTGGAGATTATAGTTCTTGGGTTGGACCAATTACATTTACAACTCCGACAGAAATAGTTTGTGGTACGCCATCGAATATAGTTTATTGTTATGATGATAATGATACAACAACATGGTCATTTATTTCTAGTGACGGAAGTCCGCTAAGAATTACATTCAACGGAGGAGATATCGAATCTTGTTGTGATGATATTTTAATTTATCAAGGTAGTGATAACACAGGAACATTATTGTACCAAGGGAATAACGGAGGAGATTTAACAGGCTTAACTTTTGATAGTGCTTCCGGTTTAATTTATGTAGAAATCGATTCAGACGGTTCGGTTAGTTGTGTAGATGGCTCGTTCACTACTCAGTGGGATTTTACAGTGATTTGTGCTACTTGTGTTAGTCCGAACTCTTTTACTGCGACAGCTCTTTCACCGACTTCGGCTCAGTTGGATTGGAATGACCCTACCGGATTTCAGAATGATTTTGAATATGTGATTCAACCACAGGGAACCGGAATACCGACAGCTAATGGTACAGCTGTGTCAAGTTTTTCAGTAACAGATAATAGTTTGACTTCTAATACAGCTTATGAAGCTTATGTAAGAGCCGATTGTGGTTCAGGAAATTATAGTTCATGGGTAGGGCCTGTGACTTTCAGAACACCGGCGCAAATAATTTGTGGTACGCCATTGAATACTGTTTACTGTTATGATAATAATGATACAACAACATGGGTGTTTATTTCTGACGACGGAAGCCCGTTAAGAATTACATTTAACGGAGGAGATATCGAATCTTGTTGTGATGATATTTTAATTTATGATGGTACTGACAATACAGGAGCACTACTATACCAAGGAAATAACGGAGGGGATCTAACGGGATTGACTTTTGATAGTACTTCTGATGCTATTTATGTAGAGATCGATTCGGATGGTTCGGTTAGCTGCGGAGATGCTTCGTTCTCTACACAGTGGGACTTTACTGTAACTTGTGCTACTTGTGTTAATCCTACGGCTATATTTGCTGTTATTCCGGATTGTAATAATACACAATTCTCAGTTGATGTAGATTTAACCGATTTAGGAACGGCTACTTCAGTTTCTATTACTGATGGTACAACGACTTTGACAGCTATTTCAGCAACAGGAGTTCAGACTTTCGGTCCTTATGCTGAAGGAGCATCGCTATCGTTCTTAATTACAAATGAACAAGACGGGTCATGTACGTTGTCTTCAGGGACAATAACATATACTTGTCCGCCAGCTAATGATGAATGTGCAAATGCTACGGTATTAACGCCGGGAGGTGTTTTTGCTGATAATGCAGTAATCGGATATAATACAGCGGCAACAGACTCAGGAGAAACAGCACCGGGATGTGCTCTTTATCTCGGAGGAGATGTTTGGTATACTGTTACAGTTCCGGCTTCAGGAAGTATAACAATAGAAACCAATAACGATTCGGCAAACGGAAGTTCGGTAACAGATACAGGAATGGCTGTTTATAGTGGCTCTTGCGGATCACTAACTTTGATTGAATGTGATGATGATGATAGTGCAGACGGAAACTTTTCTTTAGTTGCATTAACAGGTCAAACTCCGGGAGAAGTATTGTATGTAAGTGTTTGGGAATATGCTAATGATACAGAAGGATCTTTTCAGGTTTCGGCGTATGACGCATCTTTAAGTGCAGCATCGTTCGGTAATAATACATTTAAAGCTTATCCTAACCCAGTAAAAGATATTTTAAATTTAGAGTATTCGTCTGATATTACAGCAGTACGTGTTATGAATCTTTTAGGGCAAGAAGTTCTGGTTCAAAAAGCTAATGCGGCTTCAACTCAGGTAGATATGACATCCTTAGCTGCCGGTACTTACATTGTAAGTGTTCAGGTAGGAGATAACACAAATACTTTAAAAGTAGTGAAACAATAA